CTTCATTAGATAAAACAAAGAAACCAGCACCAAGGAAACGTACTACAAGAACGAAGAAAAATGCTTAAAGGATAAAGAGCGTATTCTGATTTTCGGATACGCTTTTTATGTGAACTTTACTATGAAGTGCATCACTGACGAGACCCCGAAACGTAAGCGAAGAGGATAATCGAACGTCACTAGGAAAGCCGCAGCGGAAATCAATCCCACATTATGATAATCTTAAATTTCGAAAAGAATAGAAGAAAAAGACTGATAGAACCAATCTTTTTCCTCGATACCTTATTAACCTGGATACATCGGATCCTTAATGGAATATTCTTTAGGTGGTTCCACCTTTAGTAAATGCTGAACAAAATAGTCCCATCGTCGTCGAATATAATAAACATCTGCACCAATACCATGATGTCGATTAGGAAGGATCATTAAATCAAAATCTTTATTTGCCTTTGTTAATGCATGTACCATTCGGATTGTCAACGAGGGGTGCACATTATCATCCATATCTCCTGTTACTAAAAGTAATTTTCCTTTTAGATGACTTACTAGGAGTGTATTATCTTGTTCTTTATATAGTTCTGGATCATACATTCCCTGAAATCGTTCTCCCCAAAATGCTAAATAATAGCGTTGATCGTGATTGCCACAGCCAGCAACTGCTACCTTATAGGTTTCTGGATATGAAAGGATGGCTCTAGCAGCTCCGTAGCCACCACCAGATTCTCCGTATATGCCAACACTATTTTTATCTAAAAAGGGGAACCGTTGTGTTAATTGTTTAAGCGCTGCTACATGATCTTCTAAACCAGCAGCTCGTTCTAAGTTTCCATTAGAATAATCATGAAACGATTTTGACCGATAAGGTGTGCCTCTTCCATCCATTATAAGTACCGCAAATCCAAGCTGAGCAAATGCTTGTGCTCCACCTGTAAAATCTACAGGACCTTCTATAAATTCACCACCCCAAGTAAACTTTTTAGGGGTGTGAGTGAGTTGGGGACCACCATAAAAACTATCTAGAACTGGATATTTTTTATTTTTAGTTAAGTTTGCTGGTTGTATCAAAATCCCATATAAATCAGTTACTCCATCAGCAGCCTTCACCTTGAAACGTTTAGGAATGCTATATCCCTTTTCCATAAGTCGTTCCACGTTTGCTTTTTCCAAATTACAGACAAAGCTTCCATCAGTTTTACGTAAAATAGTTTGAGGTGGTAAATCCACACGGGAGTATGTGTCAACAAAATAGTTATTATTAGGAGAGATAAATACATCATGTTCTGCGTCTTCAGGGGTTAAAAGCATGAGTTCAGTTCCATCAAAGCGGACTCTATATAAATGTTGAAGATACGGATCACGGTCAGATTCTCTTCCTCCCGCTGTAAAGTATAGCCATTCCTTTTCTTCATCCACACTTATAATTTGGCGAACTCCCCATTCTCCTGACGTTATACGATTTTTTAATTGTCCAGTATTTCCATCATATAAATATAGGTGTGACCAACCATCTCGTTCTGAATGCCAAATAAAGTCATTGCTTTTATTTATCCATCTTATGTTCACACCTCCAAATCCAAGATTGTATAGATCTGTAAATATAAAACTATCGCTTTGTTCCTCTAATAAAATTCTAGCCTTACCTGTCTCAGAATCTACTAATATAAATTGAACCACTCGATAATCTCTAGAGAAATTTAAAAAATAGAAACTATTACTATCTTCCGTCCAAAATGCAGTTTGAGAATACTCTGTTAAAGGTGACACCATTCCAGAAATTATAGGATCAAAGTCAACCTGTATTGCAGATCCCTTTTCTATATCAAAAATATAAAATTCAATTAATGGAACGTATTTATCACCAACTAAAGGATATCGGTATGCGTGAGCTTCAGGTTCACCTGCTTGATTTTGTGGAACATACTGCAACAGATGTAGTGTTCTAACTTTTCTTTGATCCAACCTATGCGACACAATTTTTTTAGAATTTGGTGACCATAATGCTACAGGCGGTGGCTGTTGTTGATATAAACGTTCGAAGATTGCACTTGTGCTTGCCTCTGGCTGACTTCCATAATCGTAATATGGTTCGCCATCGATCGTAAGTGTTTTAACTTCTTTAGTATTTAAATTGCGCAAATACAAGTTATGATCCTTAGTAAAAACAGTCCAATCTCCATCAGGTGAACAGATTTCATGAGGAAAAATTTTCTTATTTGTTTCTAACATTTTGCATTCATATTGTTGTAAATTACAGAGCCAGGAGGTTTCCTCTATACTAAATTGAATTGAATGTTCGTTCTTGAGATAGCTGAACGAATCAAATGGAAGGTCATAAGAAGTAAAAGGTTTCCCAATTGAATGAGAAAGAGCCTTTGCCAGCTTTTCATGATCGAATGCTTCCTTTTTTAGTCTCCTTATTGGATCAACCACAATAAATTGCTTGCTATCCGTATTTATATCTCTTTGATACCAAAAACATTCTGATTCACCGATCCAGTTCGGAATCACTTTTCCGTTAAGCACATCTTTTAGCGTATTCCAAACAAGTAATTTCTCCGCACGTTCGTAATGTTTTCTATCAATTGATAATTTCATTGGAAACACCCCTTATAAGTTAATATCATTAAAAATGTTTTTAACGATATTAACGATAAAGTAAATGTAATATTTAGTCAATAAAAAAATCAAATATTACAAAATATAGGTAATGTTAGGTGATAACTCTTATTGACAATGACCTAACGATTACTTATCATTAACAACATTAATAATAATGTTAATTAGGAGAGCTAAAATGTCTAATCATCAAAATTTACAAGAACAATTTAGTCAAGAATTAGAGAAATTAAGTGATGGCGGAGGTAATTTATTAGCTGAACGCTTATTCTCTCTTTTACTGTTTTCGTCTAAACCATTAAGTTTACAAGAAATGGCAGATCAATTAGAAGTAACTAAAGCTGCCGTAAGTATTCGAATTCGTGAATTAGAGGCAGGTGGATTATCTGTTAAAAAGTCAAAAATAAGTGATCGACGAGATTATTATTACATAGCAGAAAATTTTAGCCTTGTAATGGCCGAGTCATTTTTAGCAAAAATGAAACGTTTTCTATCAAGTACCGACAGCATATTGGAAAAATGGCCGGAAGAGTCAGAAATATCGGAAGACCAAATGGAAAACTATCATGTAGCTAAAAAGAGAATAATGGACTTCCAATTGATATATCAGCTTATTTTTCAACGTTTAGAGGGCGTTGAGGATGAATGGAAATCCAAAAGAAACAATATTGAGATTTAAAATGGACTGAATGTTTTCCATCCATAAAGCGTGGTATTATTTTACCCACGCTTTTTCCTTCAATTTAATCAGACATTTTATACAGTGATTGCCACAATTTATACTTACTAATAGGATTAGCCTTTTATAACTTACTTCAAGTACCTTACCTTATATTGCAGGTAATTAATTCCGGAATTTTCAAACAATGTAGGTAAAAATAAGTATTTACTCCTAGGTAGAGAATTTTGTATTAGAATACGAGAAATGCTCTTCAAAGTTCGCTGTCTCTCGAGACCTATTACGAAAAATATATCTAATGGCGATAAAAAGGATATTATTTACAAATAAAAGTGACTTTACTAGGTTAGTCCATCTATGATTGTAGATGTCGGATTAAACAAAATACCCCCCCCATTATACAAACATTCGTTCGAACATCTGATATAATAAAGAAAAAACTAGGAGCATATAGATGATAAACATTAGTGAACGCATGAAGCATAATCGTATAACTGGTCTCAGTCTTATAGCTATTGAAAAGAGCAAAATCAGTATGTCAGATCATTTTGGCGTTCTAGAAGCAGGTAGTCATAGAAAAATTAATGAGCACACGATTTTCAATGCTTGTTCGATAAGTAAGTTTCTAACAAGTATATTAGTATTAAAATTGGTGGAACAAGGTTTTTTAAATTTAGATGAAGATATTAATAAGAAGATAATTTCGTGGAAGGTTCCTGACAATCAATTTACAAAGCGTAAAAAAGTTACATTACGCAACTTACTCTGTCATCAATCAGGTATTATGGATCTGGAAGGTAGTTTTACAGCAGCAGAATCTATCAATAAAATGCCATCCATGGTCGAAATATTGGATGGTAAAACACCCTTCTGCAAAACGCCCATTGAGGTAACGTATGAACCTGAAAGTGAATTTCACTATTCGGATGCAGGCTTTTGCGTCATTCAATTACTTATTGAAGATACAATGTATAAACCGTTCCCCGTTCTGATGGAAGAACTTATTTTTCAGCCATTAGGTATGACAAACAGCATATTTCCTAATAATTTAACATTGTCAACTATGGATAATCTCGCTTGTGGTCATCATCACATTGGTACTCTTATTTCAGGAAAATACTCACTTTATCCGTATCCTGCAGCTTGTGGTCTATGGACTTCCGCTTCTGATCTAGCCATTTTATTACAGGAAGTTCTAAATGCTGTAAAAGGACGAAGCAAAATAGGACTTTCTGTGACATACATAAACGAACTGTTTCAGCCGCAGGGATGTTTACAGTGGTCAGGGCTAGGAGCATTTCTAGATGGTCAGGAGGAGATGCTTGAATTTTCCTCACTTGGCTGGGGAGTTGGTTTTCAATGTATGCTAGTAGCTTATCCATATTTAGAAAAAGGATTAATTATTATGACGAATACAGATACAGGAAAACATCAAATGAAGGGAATCATAGGAGAAATCTATCAATCCTTTATGAAATAGCAAAAAAAGGGGTATAATGCCTCTTTTTCACCTTTAATGAATTGCATTGCACCATTTGGCCATAACGTTGTGAATGAATTATCTGTAACTCTTAATATGGATTATGTAGTTTTAACAAGGGTAACCTGAGCCTAACAGATGTGGTGATAATCAACTCATCAATGAACTTTTCCTTCATAAACGTATCCAAGATATCTGCCCCCCCTCACCATCCAAATTTTGAACCCTCCTGCTCCCACTTCTTTTTCATAAAGGCGACAGTATCTCCTTCCCCTTCCGCTTCCTCTAACCATTTTAAATCACCATTTTCTGTTGCGATAAATCCATCTAGACTAGTTCCAATAAATAAAGTAATCTCTTTTGACATACCATTAGCCTCTATTTCTTTTGCTAAAATCATTAACTATGACTATACTAATCGTAAAACATGACAACTAATGACATGATTAAGAAAAGGTGAAAATATGTCTAAGGCCCAACGATTATTAGATATTCTTATGTTTGTTAGTGCCAAAAAGAAATTTACAGCACAGGAAATTGCTGATGAATTTAAGATTTCCATTCGAACAGTTCACCGCTATATGCTGGATTTAAGTGATATGGGCTTACCTATTTATGCGGAACAAGGACGGAATGGCGGCTATACGGTACTGTCGAGCAGGATGATTCCCCCAATTTTATTTACTGAAGAAGAAGCGGTTTCGATTTTCTTTGCGTTTCAAGCCTACAATTATTATCGTGATTTACCCTTCGAGACAGAAATCCACTCCGTTTCGCGCAAATTATATAGCTCTCTACAAAAGGAGGCACAGCAAAAGGTAGATAAGCTTCAGTCCTATGTTGCCTTTTGGAGCCCTAAAAGATCAATTGAGACTCCTTTATTAAAAGATGTTTTAGAAGCAGCCATTGACAATAAACATATACGGTTTCAATATGCATCGAAAAAAGGCACCACCGTAAAATATGTTCACCCTTTTGGTGTCTATGCACAAGATGGACTATGGTATATGCCTGCCTTTGATTTAACAAAGGAAAAAATTCTGCTGTTTCGAGTAGACCGGATACACGCAATCATCGAATTTGAAAACAATAGCAAGAAATTTTTAAATTTGCAGCAATGGTTCAGCAACACTTATGAGATTAATCACCCCATTCGGCTACATGTACAGTTAACCAGTGAGGGGGTCCGACAATGTAAAAGTGTACCCAGCTTTGAAGGGTCGATTATTACTAAAGAAGATGGGTCAGGCTATATAGATTCCTTAATTGACGAAGGAGAGCTTCATTTTATTAGCTCCCTTTTCTATCGGCTTGGTGTACATGCGAAAATTTTAGAACCACAAGCATTAATCGAAAAGTTACGACAGCATGCAAATGATATTTTAACCATGTATCCACAAATGTAAAGCTGGAGATGACGAATTTGTAAGATTCACGTAACATTCATCATTACTACAGTTCATACAACTCCCCTATACTTGTATAAAGGAGGAGATCATATTGCAACCAATTGATTTGAACAAACGAATTGACACATTAGATTATTTAAGAGGCTTTGCATTATTGGGCATTATTCTAGTTAATATTCCAGGGCTTCTATGGATTGAAGCACCTAAAAGGCCGATAGATATTGCGTATCATCATATACTAATGCTTTTTGTGGAAGGGAAATTTTTTACTATCTTTTCATTTTTATTCGGTGTAGGCTTCTATATTTTTATAGCCAGAGCCTATGCGAAAAATGAAAAGGCATTTTTATTATTTATTAGAAGAATTATACTTTTATTTCTGATCGGGCTTGTACATGCTTTCTTCCATCCTGGAGAAGCCTTAACGGTATACGCGATATTTGGTTTACTAGCTTTACCATTCTATAAAGTGAGAAAAGAAATCAACCTTACAATAGGTCTTATACTGCTAGCTATAACAGCTTATTACGGTATAAAAATTGCGATGCCACTTCCACTAATATTACTTGGATTAGCTGCTGGACAATATCGTATTTTTGAAAATCTGAATGTCAAGCGAAAAAAGATCATTGTCTTTACGATAATGATGTTCTTCATCAGCATTGGTGGCTGGCTTTACCAATGGAATTATGTACCAAGTTCACTTATTGACTTCAATTCGTTAACAGAGGAAGAATTTGCTGAGCATATCACAAATATTGAACAGTTTTCATTAATAGGACTACAATTTAGCCCATTTGTTTCCGCATTTTACGTAGGCTTAATTATTCTGCTACTGCAGCTTCCCTTCTTTAAATTTGTGCTCTCTCCTTTAAAAGGGTACGGACGAATGGCTCTTACCAACTATTTAGGGCAAACAGCACTTATCTTATTTGTAGGTCATGCTTTTCAGCTAATTGGAAACATTAGCTACATCCAATCTCTATGGATTTGTCTAGGCATTTATATCATTCAATTATTATTTAGTAGGCTTTGGCTAAAATTCTTTCAATTTGGTCCATTTGAATGGCTTTGGCGAATGGGGACTTATTGGACTGTACCTTCCAAGTTTAAAAGCTCTAGGGAATTTTAAGAAAAATTGGCTACTACCTAACCATCTACTTTGCTCACTCATATACTGATACTATACCCAACTAACTTCCATCTTTGCTCATACCTTCAGTTAGAAACACATCCTCAATAATCTACTTTGGTCACTCCTCAAGAGTGACCCCTTTTTTATTTAGATCGCTACATTTTAAGGCACTGCACAAGTCTTTCATCATATGCATAAGTTGTATAGAAAACCATTTCTGTATGGAGGAAAAAATAAGGGAACAATAAAAAATCAACTTCCAAAATCAGAAAACCAAGCGACTAAACTTGACCTGATTGGTAGTGTCATTACAACCCTTGGCGATGCAATCACAACAATTGCAGCGGGACTTGCTTTAGATGAGGAATTAAACGATAGTAATAACACGAATAACGATATTGAAAGATTGCAAAAACAGATAAAGCAAATAAAAAAATGATACGCTAATACGTTTTCCTCATCTGGTTACCAAGAAAGGTATGCTATAAATTATCAAAAGAACATACACATTAATGAGAAAAACGCAAAAAGTCCATAGACAAAAAATTAAGTACATGGACTTTTTATCTTTTTGTCTATCCTTTTTCATAGAAACATAAAATACCCTAAACAAAAAAGACCAGATACTCATCAATATCGAGTAGCTGATCTCCTTTAGGTTGGTTACCTACTTACATATTACAAAATCGTGCTCAACAAAGTCTGAACAAATAAGATTTTTTATTAAATCACTAATTAGTGATAAATCTAAAAATTAAAAGGTGATATATGCCCCAAGTTAATTACTTTTATTACGTTTGAGTTGGTTCTCAATACCAGCCCGATCAATTTGAATCCAATATTCTGCTATTTTTTCTTTTTCAATTCTATATACTGCGCTTGCTATTTCAATAACTGGAAGACTTGTCGGCTGATATCCATCGACTTCTCCGACATGCGTACCAACTTGTTTCCAGCGCACATATACTTTATTACCTTGCACCATAAACTCTTGGATTTCTAATGAAAAATCGCCATATGCTTCTACCATTTCTTTTACATGGTCCGCATAATCTTTGGGTGTTCTAGTAACCGTTAATTCTTCTTCAGAAGTAACTTGATGTGCCAGTACTTGGTCTGCCATTAATTCAGTTGCGTAATCAGGATTATTTCCTGAACGTACTTCTTCAAAAAATTTTTTAACTATTTGCTCTGGTGTCATTTGAGACCTCCACTCAATTTATACATTTGGCGAGGATAGTAATATCTCCCTCATACTTAATAATAAATCGAGAGGCTATAAATTGAAACCTCTTCCATGCGACCTGCCTTCAATTTTACATTATTTTTATCTCAACTAATGTAGAAAGTCTGGCAAGTGTAGTATATATAACAATGGTGACAAAATTGAATTAGTTAAATATTTCATAGTTTAGGAGACGATTATCAATGATCTTAGAAGAAAAAATAGTGCAATTAACTAGAGAGACTCTCGTTGATTTAGTAAACCTTCGTTACGCCAAACTTAAAGAAGAGAATAAAATTAACGAAGAAACGGAGGAGTTTCTAAAAGAAGTTTTTCAAGTGGAAGGTACTCTAACTTTACCACCTAGTGATGAAGAAATGGACATAGATTTATACGAATATAATGATAATAGTGGATTTGGTACAGAAGTAAGGTATTTATGGTTTGACGATGAAGAAAGCCAAATAGTACTTTTTTGTGAAACAAAAACAAATGCTGAAAAAACTGAGATAACTGAGTTTTATATCGAAACCATCGATGTATAAAAGGGGCAATTAAGCAACTTATTAATTACCCGATCATTTGCTCCACAATACTGTCTTTAAAATTTTGGTGAATTACTAGAATGACCATCTAATCCAGTTAAGGATTTATACCTCTCTGTATCCAAGACTCTGTCTAGAAGCCTTTAAACTTCTAACATAATTGGAAACCTACAATTACTGCTTTTGGTAGTGTGGGCTTGATACCGTATTGTGCCGTTTTTGCCCCAGCGACCATTTCTGTTCGCATTTTTTTGATGGTGTCACATTCACTTGATGATGAAGAATTGATAGCTATAAAATTCTTTCAACTTTAATTGAATTTAAGTAGTTCTCTTTTTTTTACCCAAAATTGGGGTACAAACGTAATTTGTACCCCGCAACCCTTGCTATATAAGCTTTTTTAGACTACCTAAATATACTATGTTCATAAAGGTAATCATACGATAGATCGACAAACAAGTATTCATGCTCGTTAATGGCGATAGAAAACGTCCTCGTAATTTCCCCTGTTTCAATATCCCGATATAACTCAGAAATTTCTCCGCTTTGATCATTGCGCATCTTGATAATGGTTTGTAGGAAATATGGGCGCCAGCTCCAGTTTTTATTGATTGCTCTTGGCTGTAATTCCCATTTCCTATCTATACGCATGATGTTTGGGGATAGTTGGAAACCGTCCTCATTACAAATATAAAGACGGAACGAATAATGATCTAATAGCTGTGCTAAATGCTCCAAATGAGAGATGCTATCACTAGAAGGTTTTACTCGATGGATAATTGCCTCTAGCTCCTCCCTCAGCTTTTTTAGCTCAAAATATTGTGTCTCTAGCATTTTCTTCTCAGAGGTAATAAATTGCTGACATTCCTCTTTGAAGCGCTCCTTTAATATATCCTTCTCAACAAATGTTATTGCAGGGTTTGCTAAGTAAGGCCCTTGATAGTACCGTCCTCCATTTTTCCAGGCAAATTGTAACTGATAGACAGTTTCAATTCCTTCAAATAAGAGGTTTGCTCCAATTTTATAGGCTAGCCCTCCTATTGCTGAAATCATATCGGATTGAGCAGACCAAGAATCATAATTTAAATCTCGTGTATTAACCTTTAGAATTTGTGGGGATAACAGAGCAATATGCTCTAGGTGACTCTCCGCGCCGACTTCCTGAACAGCAATTTTCACACCATACGTCGTAAAGTAACGCAATGCATGGTGTAATTTATGGATATCCCCTAAAAAACGATGCTCCGAAACGACCAGTACAATCCGGTGGAAATCTTCTTCTCGAATATATTGCTGAATAATATTAAAATGACTCTCTCCAAAATCTTGCATTAAAACATTGGGATTACTTGGAATATAGATATCAAGCTCTGGTGCAATTTCGTCTATTTTA
This genomic stretch from Lysinibacillus pakistanensis harbors:
- a CDS encoding GbsR/MarR family transcriptional regulator; this encodes MSNHQNLQEQFSQELEKLSDGGGNLLAERLFSLLLFSSKPLSLQEMADQLEVTKAAVSIRIRELEAGGLSVKKSKISDRRDYYYIAENFSLVMAESFLAKMKRFLSSTDSILEKWPEESEISEDQMENYHVAKKRIMDFQLIYQLIFQRLEGVEDEWKSKRNNIEI
- a CDS encoding S9 family peptidase, with translation MKLSIDRKHYERAEKLLVWNTLKDVLNGKVIPNWIGESECFWYQRDINTDSKQFIVVDPIRRLKKEAFDHEKLAKALSHSIGKPFTSYDLPFDSFSYLKNEHSIQFSIEETSWLCNLQQYECKMLETNKKIFPHEICSPDGDWTVFTKDHNLYLRNLNTKEVKTLTIDGEPYYDYGSQPEASTSAIFERLYQQQPPPVALWSPNSKKIVSHRLDQRKVRTLHLLQYVPQNQAGEPEAHAYRYPLVGDKYVPLIEFYIFDIEKGSAIQVDFDPIISGMVSPLTEYSQTAFWTEDSNSFYFLNFSRDYRVVQFILVDSETGKARILLEEQSDSFIFTDLYNLGFGGVNIRWINKSNDFIWHSERDGWSHLYLYDGNTGQLKNRITSGEWGVRQIISVDEEKEWLYFTAGGRESDRDPYLQHLYRVRFDGTELMLLTPEDAEHDVFISPNNNYFVDTYSRVDLPPQTILRKTDGSFVCNLEKANVERLMEKGYSIPKRFKVKAADGVTDLYGILIQPANLTKNKKYPVLDSFYGGPQLTHTPKKFTWGGEFIEGPVDFTGGAQAFAQLGFAVLIMDGRGTPYRSKSFHDYSNGNLERAAGLEDHVAALKQLTQRFPFLDKNSVGIYGESGGGYGAARAILSYPETYKVAVAGCGNHDQRYYLAFWGERFQGMYDPELYKEQDNTLLVSHLKGKLLLVTGDMDDNVHPSLTIRMVHALTKANKDFDLMILPNRHHGIGADVYYIRRRWDYFVQHLLKVEPPKEYSIKDPMYPG
- a CDS encoding DUF7668 domain-containing protein gives rise to the protein MILEEKIVQLTRETLVDLVNLRYAKLKEENKINEETEEFLKEVFQVEGTLTLPPSDEEMDIDLYEYNDNSGFGTEVRYLWFDDEESQIVLFCETKTNAEKTEITEFYIETIDV
- a CDS encoding serine hydrolase domain-containing protein, producing MINISERMKHNRITGLSLIAIEKSKISMSDHFGVLEAGSHRKINEHTIFNACSISKFLTSILVLKLVEQGFLNLDEDINKKIISWKVPDNQFTKRKKVTLRNLLCHQSGIMDLEGSFTAAESINKMPSMVEILDGKTPFCKTPIEVTYEPESEFHYSDAGFCVIQLLIEDTMYKPFPVLMEELIFQPLGMTNSIFPNNLTLSTMDNLACGHHHIGTLISGKYSLYPYPAACGLWTSASDLAILLQEVLNAVKGRSKIGLSVTYINELFQPQGCLQWSGLGAFLDGQEEMLEFSSLGWGVGFQCMLVAYPYLEKGLIIMTNTDTGKHQMKGIIGEIYQSFMK
- a CDS encoding helix-turn-helix transcriptional regulator, with amino-acid sequence MSKAQRLLDILMFVSAKKKFTAQEIADEFKISIRTVHRYMLDLSDMGLPIYAEQGRNGGYTVLSSRMIPPILFTEEEAVSIFFAFQAYNYYRDLPFETEIHSVSRKLYSSLQKEAQQKVDKLQSYVAFWSPKRSIETPLLKDVLEAAIDNKHIRFQYASKKGTTVKYVHPFGVYAQDGLWYMPAFDLTKEKILLFRVDRIHAIIEFENNSKKFLNLQQWFSNTYEINHPIRLHVQLTSEGVRQCKSVPSFEGSIITKEDGSGYIDSLIDEGELHFISSLFYRLGVHAKILEPQALIEKLRQHANDILTMYPQM
- a CDS encoding EAL-associated domain-containing protein, with amino-acid sequence MDAIEVLTNLDQIHGYFQPIFSADAHTVIAYEISGQLQIEGQQINLKDFVNNEDIPEEYRIDMEHKILHAALVKIDEIAPELDIYIPSNPNVLMQDFGESHFNIIQQYIREEDFHRIVLVVSEHRFLGDIHKLHHALRYFTTYGVKIAVQEVGAESHLEHIALLSPQILKVNTRDLNYDSWSAQSDMISAIGGLAYKIGANLLFEGIETVYQLQFAWKNGGRYYQGPYLANPAITFVEKDILKERFKEECQQFITSEKKMLETQYFELKKLREELEAIIHRVKPSSDSISHLEHLAQLLDHYSFRLYICNEDGFQLSPNIMRIDRKWELQPRAINKNWSWRPYFLQTIIKMRNDQSGEISELYRDIETGEITRTFSIAINEHEYLFVDLSYDYLYEHSIFR
- a CDS encoding DUF418 domain-containing protein, with product MQPIDLNKRIDTLDYLRGFALLGIILVNIPGLLWIEAPKRPIDIAYHHILMLFVEGKFFTIFSFLFGVGFYIFIARAYAKNEKAFLLFIRRIILLFLIGLVHAFFHPGEALTVYAIFGLLALPFYKVRKEINLTIGLILLAITAYYGIKIAMPLPLILLGLAAGQYRIFENLNVKRKKIIVFTIMMFFISIGGWLYQWNYVPSSLIDFNSLTEEEFAEHITNIEQFSLIGLQFSPFVSAFYVGLIILLLQLPFFKFVLSPLKGYGRMALTNYLGQTALILFVGHAFQLIGNISYIQSLWICLGIYIIQLLFSRLWLKFFQFGPFEWLWRMGTYWTVPSKFKSSREF
- a CDS encoding ester cyclase, giving the protein MTPEQIVKKFFEEVRSGNNPDYATELMADQVLAHQVTSEEELTVTRTPKDYADHVKEMVEAYGDFSLEIQEFMVQGNKVYVRWKQVGTHVGEVDGYQPTSLPVIEIASAVYRIEKEKIAEYWIQIDRAGIENQLKRNKSN